The following is a genomic window from Pseudomonas lurida.
TCTGCTTCAGGCCACCCTTGTCGGTGAACGTACCTTGGGCTTCGGGGGAGTTGTGGTCGATCTCGGGCATGGCTTCGAGGGCTTTTTGATCCGACAACGGCATCAGGTCAAGCCAGTCGGTTTCCGGCAGTTCGCCGGCATGGGCCAGGCCAGAGCCCAGCAATAAGAGCGTAAACAGAAGACGGCGCATGGAGGGGCTCGACAAGGTTAACAGTGTCGGCATTCTAGCCCCCTGCGCCTGCGCAGCGCAGAGGGCCGTGACGCTAAATCATTTTTTTCGCAGCAGACCGTAGATCACCAACAGCACGATGGCGCCGATCAGCGCGCCGAGGAAACCTGCGCCTTGACCTGCCTGGTAGATGCCCAAGGCCTGACCACCGTAGGTGGCCACCAGGGAACCTGCGATACCCAGCAGGATGGTCATGATCCAGCCCATGCTGTCGTCGCCGGGCTTGAGGAAACGCGCGAGCAGACCGACGATCAAGCCGATAAAGATGGTTCCGATGATACCCATGGCATTTCCCTCTGATTGAATGTGAGTCATGGCAAAGCCTAGTCAGGCTTTGCCATCCTGCAATCAGAGAGACGGCGGCAACCAATGGTTCCCGCCGATCCGAGGCTTATTGC
Proteins encoded in this region:
- a CDS encoding GlsB/YeaQ/YmgE family stress response membrane protein, with product MGIIGTIFIGLIVGLLARFLKPGDDSMGWIMTILLGIAGSLVATYGGQALGIYQAGQGAGFLGALIGAIVLLVIYGLLRKK